The proteins below are encoded in one region of Lactuca sativa cultivar Salinas chromosome 3, Lsat_Salinas_v11, whole genome shotgun sequence:
- the LOC111883678 gene encoding uncharacterized protein LOC111883678 translates to MEPIKVLVCQTCGDEGFTNAFVYCVKCLEFVIHRYCLKEMPKSYTERVIWYCESCQPTVENEVTSDPQKKETKKNIDPIWNENMSSYSNSSCSSSYLIEFDEWEARIGKQNQRIDEIIDDVIMNYPHMILEDHPFTERTRYRAIDSLIEETKGAILNHNIPKKKRTNRKRISAFKRKEHNNDSQWQNYEYNFQDNYYRHARPIIDPIWRGSFKVLGTDYDDLFEGFVGHLSTKACGKVFEEANMMPSLLILEMHPKTFLWPKSFQDCEPSDDHIGLYFFPGDPINEKAFDGLVLEMMDDDLAMRVASTNADLLIFTSSVLPKSLRRFRGKYYLWGVFRAKTNDGPKSICSSPSPSDSSQDYYFPDSSQDY, encoded by the exons ATGGAACCAATTAAG GTTTTGGTATGTCAGACTTGTGGGGATGAAGGATTCACCAATGCTTTTGTTTACTGTGTTAAATGTCTGGAGTTTGTCATTCACAG ATACTGCTTAAAGGAAATGCCAAAGTCGTACACAGAGCGAGTAATTTGGTATTGTGAGAGCTGCCAACCAACCGTTGAAAATGAGGTTACTTCAGACCCCCAGAAAAAGGAAACAAAGAAAAACATCGATCCAATATGGAA TGAAAACATGTCATCATATTCGAATTCAAGTTGTAGTTCTTCCTATCTAATCGAATTTGATGAATGGGAAGCACGAATTGGTAAACAAAATCAACGAATTGATGAGATCATCGATGATGTCATCATGAACTATCCCCATATGATCCTAGAAGATCATCCTTTTACAGAAAGAACAAGGTATCGTGCAATTGATTCTTTAATAGAAGAGACAAAGGGGGCTATTCTTAACCATAATATACCAAAGAAAAAACGTACAAATAGGAAAAGGATTTCAGCTTTTAAGAGAAAGGAACATAATAATGATTCTCAATGGCAAAATTATGAATATAACTTTCAAGACAACTATTATAGACATGCACGGCCAATCATCGATCCAATATGGAG GGGTAGCTTCAAGGTCCTAGGAACAGATTATGATGATTTATTTGAAGGATTTGTGGGACATTTATCAACCAAAGCTTGTGGTAAAGTCTTTGAAGAAGCAAATATGATGCCATCATTGCTTATTCTTGAAATGCATCCCAAGACTTTCTTATGGCCAAAAAGTTTCCAAGATTGTGAGCCATCTGATGATCATATAGGGCTCTACTTTTTTCCAGGAGACCCAAT AAATGAAAAGGCTTTTGATGGATTGGTGTTAGAAATGATGGATGATGACCTGGCAATGAGAGTCGCATCCACAAATGCGGACCTATTGATTTTTACTTCCTCAGTGCTGCCTAAGTCGTTGAGGA GATTTCGAGGGAAGTACTATTTGTGGGGGGTTTTTAGAGCCAAAACGAATGATGGGCctaaatcaatttgttcctcTCCCTCACCTTCAGATTCTTCACAAGATTATTATTTTCCAGATTCTTCACAAGATTACTAA